Proteins encoded together in one Alteribacter keqinensis window:
- a CDS encoding L-lactate dehydrogenase produces the protein MQTQYGNKTTRVAVIGTGFVGSSYAFALINQNVADEMVLIDLNKAKAEGDAMDLNHGLPFGSPMKIWAGDYQDCSEADIVVITAGANQKPGETRLDLIEKNAVIFKSIVDEVMGNGFNGIFIVATNPVDILSYATWKFSGLPMERVIGSGTILDSARFRFLLSDYLNLDVRNIHAYILGEHGDTELPVWSQARVGLEPLDRYIEKYKPDASQEDLDQIFVNVRDAAYDIIERKGATHYAIALGLIRLTKAILRNENSILTVSTLLEGEYGLRDLYIGVPAVVNKNGIERVVEIDLNKEEMQQLQESASTLKKAMQPVHDMIK, from the coding sequence TTGCAAACACAATATGGAAACAAAACAACCAGAGTTGCTGTTATTGGTACAGGTTTTGTAGGTTCAAGTTATGCTTTTGCATTAATCAATCAAAATGTGGCAGATGAAATGGTGTTAATTGATCTCAATAAAGCGAAAGCAGAGGGGGATGCGATGGATTTAAACCACGGTCTGCCTTTTGGGTCTCCTATGAAAATATGGGCTGGAGATTATCAGGACTGCAGTGAAGCGGATATTGTTGTGATCACAGCCGGTGCTAATCAAAAACCAGGTGAAACAAGGCTTGACTTGATTGAAAAAAATGCTGTGATCTTTAAATCAATCGTAGATGAAGTGATGGGAAATGGCTTTAACGGTATATTCATTGTTGCAACAAACCCGGTTGATATTTTGTCCTATGCCACCTGGAAGTTCTCGGGGCTGCCGATGGAAAGAGTCATCGGTTCAGGTACTATTCTGGACAGTGCACGGTTCAGGTTTCTTCTCAGCGACTATTTAAATCTTGATGTAAGAAACATTCATGCCTATATCCTGGGGGAGCATGGTGATACCGAGCTTCCAGTCTGGAGCCAGGCTCGTGTAGGTCTCGAACCACTGGATCGCTATATTGAAAAATACAAACCTGATGCGTCTCAGGAAGATCTCGATCAGATTTTCGTTAATGTAAGGGATGCAGCCTATGATATTATCGAAAGAAAAGGAGCAACTCATTATGCGATTGCTCTTGGATTAATACGACTGACAAAAGCCATCTTACGCAATGAGAATTCCATCCTGACCGTTTCCACTCTTCTGGAGGGGGAATATGGTCTTCGTGATCTCTATATCGGAGTACCTGCCGTCGTGAATAAAAACGGCATCGAGCGGGTGGTTGAAATCGACTTAAATAAAGAAGAGATGCAGCAGCTTCAGGAGTCTGCATCAACGTTAAAAAAAGCCATGCAGCCTGTTCATGACATGATAAAATAA
- a CDS encoding rhomboid family intramembrane serine protease — MSLLTQQLRFWELLYHLVNKEGMRVVHLSKSDREAWLEDDRKEPYQIIRICRKDLDWSRELRSDIKETEQKAKQVRKKLGLRQANVISLIVSTYPPVDSWEELTDRPLPLTAGGKQQMRTILLTEDTLQTVMFPLATEWKLKEMPDFLPPGMIEEEDEMVRMLRRQVKKAEDKRIEDERSLFLYGKPVFTFLLLAAILGMFALVEREGSSTDIRTLIKFGAKFNPLIHDGEWWRFFSAMFLHIGFLHLFMNSLALFYLGGAVERIFGTGRFIIIYAVAGLSGSVASFAFNEQVSAGASGAIFGCFGALLYFGLKHKRLFFRTMGMNVIVILIINLSLGFLVPMIDNGAHIGGLVGGFFASAIVNLPRSSFNTGRRLAALGITVIGISALMVYGYTKPSDGSGSLAYVQIGQEYFQEEEYDEARRYLTLAVEGGVRMKEVYFLLGNTYAMEDQLDEAEPYFKKAIELDQDFAPAHYNLALVYYQTGKIEVAKDSVERAVSLDPDNSQFRELQEEIERRNPS; from the coding sequence ATGAGTCTCCTCACTCAGCAGCTTAGGTTTTGGGAGCTGCTTTATCATCTCGTTAATAAAGAAGGAATGCGGGTCGTTCACCTTTCAAAGAGTGACCGGGAAGCGTGGCTTGAAGACGACAGAAAAGAACCATATCAGATTATCCGTATATGCAGAAAGGATTTGGACTGGTCAAGGGAGCTGCGCTCGGATATAAAGGAAACGGAACAAAAAGCTAAGCAGGTCAGAAAAAAACTGGGCCTAAGGCAGGCAAATGTAATCAGTTTGATTGTTTCCACGTATCCACCGGTTGACTCATGGGAAGAGTTAACCGACCGGCCGCTGCCTCTCACTGCCGGAGGAAAGCAGCAGATGAGAACCATACTGCTCACGGAGGATACGCTGCAGACAGTGATGTTTCCTCTTGCTACAGAATGGAAGTTAAAAGAGATGCCGGATTTCCTGCCTCCCGGAATGATTGAAGAGGAAGACGAGATGGTAAGAATGCTCCGGCGTCAGGTGAAAAAGGCAGAGGACAAACGGATTGAAGATGAAAGAAGTCTTTTTTTATACGGTAAACCGGTATTTACTTTCCTGCTGCTGGCTGCAATCCTGGGCATGTTTGCTTTAGTCGAACGGGAAGGATCATCCACGGATATTCGTACTCTTATTAAGTTCGGTGCTAAATTCAACCCTCTTATTCATGACGGAGAATGGTGGCGCTTTTTCAGCGCTATGTTTTTACACATCGGTTTTCTCCATTTGTTTATGAATTCCCTTGCGCTTTTTTATTTAGGCGGGGCAGTGGAACGGATTTTTGGCACAGGTCGTTTCATCATCATTTATGCTGTAGCCGGACTTTCAGGGTCTGTAGCGAGCTTTGCCTTTAATGAGCAGGTTTCTGCCGGGGCCAGTGGTGCTATTTTTGGTTGCTTTGGGGCACTTCTCTACTTTGGCCTTAAACATAAACGACTGTTTTTCAGAACGATGGGAATGAACGTCATTGTCATCCTCATCATTAACCTCAGTCTGGGATTCCTTGTTCCGATGATTGATAACGGGGCACATATAGGCGGACTTGTTGGCGGCTTTTTTGCTTCGGCAATAGTGAACCTTCCCAGATCTTCTTTCAATACAGGAAGAAGGCTTGCGGCTTTGGGGATTACTGTAATTGGAATTTCTGCTTTAATGGTTTACGGTTATACAAAGCCGTCAGATGGAAGCGGATCTCTTGCGTATGTTCAAATTGGTCAGGAGTACTTTCAGGAAGAGGAGTATGACGAAGCAAGGCGTTATCTGACTCTGGCTGTGGAGGGCGGAGTCCGAATGAAAGAGGTGTATTTCCTTTTAGGGAATACATATGCAATGGAGGATCAGCTCGATGAAGCTGAGCCATATTTCAAGAAAGCCATTGAACTCGATCAGGATTTTGCTCCGGCTCATTATAACCTGGCTCTGGTCTACTATCAGACAGGCAAAATTGAAGTAGCTAAGGATTCCGTAGAGCGGGCAGTGTCTTTGGACCCTGATAACAGTCAGTTCAGAGAGCTTCAGGAAGAGATTGAAAGGAGGAATCCGTCCTAA
- a CDS encoding ROK family glucokinase produces the protein MENKNWLAGVDVGGTTIKLAILDEDGSFITKWEVPTDISDSGHHIPGHIASALGDKLYSLDAGFKDIKGIGVGAPGFIEADTGFIYQAVNIGWRNYPLKERLEKETGVPVFADNDANLAAAGEMWKGAGDGAKNMLCVTLGTGVGGGIISEGFVLHGACGMAGEIGHITSVPEGGAPCNCGKTGCLETVSSATGIVRLAMEKIESNKAGALYDQFENTGMITAKDVFDAAEKNDQSAKEVIHEAMYHLGLAIGNLANSLNPNVIVIGGGVSKAEEKLLNALRPHFDRFALPKIAEETTFQIARLGNDAGVIGAAWLVKEKG, from the coding sequence ATGGAAAACAAAAACTGGCTCGCCGGTGTGGATGTCGGCGGAACAACGATAAAACTTGCGATTTTAGATGAAGACGGCAGCTTTATTACTAAGTGGGAAGTTCCTACTGACATAAGTGATTCAGGTCATCACATACCTGGACATATAGCTTCTGCCCTGGGGGACAAGCTTTATTCCCTTGATGCAGGCTTTAAAGACATCAAAGGGATTGGTGTCGGTGCGCCTGGTTTTATTGAAGCAGATACGGGGTTCATCTATCAGGCCGTTAATATCGGCTGGAGAAACTATCCGTTAAAGGAGCGCCTTGAAAAAGAGACCGGGGTTCCTGTTTTTGCTGACAATGATGCCAATCTGGCTGCGGCCGGAGAGATGTGGAAGGGTGCCGGTGACGGTGCGAAGAATATGCTTTGTGTAACTCTTGGAACTGGTGTAGGCGGCGGTATCATTTCTGAAGGTTTCGTCCTTCATGGAGCCTGCGGAATGGCTGGGGAGATTGGTCATATCACTTCCGTACCTGAAGGGGGAGCCCCATGTAACTGTGGGAAAACCGGCTGCCTTGAAACTGTCAGTTCTGCAACCGGAATTGTAAGACTTGCTATGGAAAAGATTGAATCCAATAAAGCCGGAGCACTGTATGATCAGTTTGAAAACACCGGAATGATAACAGCGAAAGACGTGTTTGATGCAGCAGAGAAGAATGACCAAAGTGCGAAAGAGGTTATTCATGAAGCGATGTACCACCTGGGCCTTGCAATTGGGAATCTTGCAAACAGCCTTAATCCGAATGTTATTGTTATAGGCGGAGGAGTATCTAAAGCAGAAGAAAAGCTGTTAAACGCACTTCGGCCGCACTTTGACCGCTTTGCACTCCCGAAAATTGCTGAAGAAACGACATTCCAGATTGCCCGCCTTGGTAACGACGCTGGAGTGATCGGTGCTGCCTGGCTCGTTAAGGAAAAAGGATAA
- a CDS encoding spore germination protein produces MKKLPKKQPVSPCLKENIDYLNRELAVDKSFDLINLDLEYDGIEMALYTVDGFAKDDALTQIQRELNHIDGATKDNILDHLLKSRIPYIELEKVDDLEEALVEILSGPAVLLIDGQSEVLVIDTREYEIRGPSEPDSEQVIRGSRDGFVETMVFNAGLVRRRIRDRNLRNEYIRIGRRSMSDVCITYLADIADHELIEYIKSSLDEIDTDGLPMGDKTIEEYLFGQHKNPYPVVRYTERPDVAASHVLEGHVLITVDGSPSVIITPTTFWHHLQHAEEYRQKPIVGSALRMVRFAAVWTSIFLLPLWFLFAQNADLLPEGLSYIGIDEPGEVPLIGQFLLAEIGIEMLRMAAIHTPSALATALGLVAAILIGEVAIEVGLFSHEVVLYLAISAVGSFATPSYEMSLANRLMRIALLLLCAFFHVPGYIIGTTLLILLLAGMRSFDTPYFWPFLPLNLRGLRDVVFRAPMPLKNRRPRSIHPIDPDK; encoded by the coding sequence ATGAAGAAGCTGCCAAAGAAACAACCGGTTTCACCATGTCTGAAAGAAAATATTGATTATCTTAACAGAGAGCTCGCGGTTGATAAGAGTTTTGATTTGATCAACCTTGATCTCGAATATGACGGTATTGAAATGGCTCTATACACAGTCGACGGTTTTGCAAAGGACGACGCTCTTACTCAGATACAAAGAGAATTAAACCATATCGACGGTGCAACAAAAGATAATATTCTTGATCACCTTCTCAAATCACGGATACCGTACATAGAGCTTGAAAAAGTAGATGATCTCGAAGAAGCTTTGGTTGAGATTTTGTCCGGTCCTGCTGTCCTTCTTATCGATGGTCAGTCCGAGGTACTTGTTATTGATACCCGTGAATATGAGATCAGAGGACCTTCTGAGCCGGATTCCGAACAGGTCATTCGCGGCTCAAGGGACGGTTTTGTTGAAACAATGGTTTTTAATGCAGGACTGGTAAGAAGGCGGATCCGCGACCGGAACCTGCGAAATGAATATATCAGAATTGGGCGCAGGTCTATGAGTGACGTGTGTATTACGTATCTCGCAGATATTGCTGATCATGAACTTATTGAATATATTAAGAGCAGCCTTGATGAAATTGACACTGACGGACTTCCTATGGGGGATAAGACCATCGAAGAGTATTTGTTCGGACAGCATAAGAATCCCTACCCGGTTGTGAGGTACACAGAACGCCCCGATGTTGCCGCCTCACACGTGCTGGAAGGACACGTTCTTATTACTGTAGACGGATCACCGAGTGTTATTATTACGCCGACAACATTTTGGCACCACCTTCAGCATGCTGAAGAATACCGCCAAAAGCCTATAGTGGGAAGTGCCTTAAGGATGGTTCGTTTTGCGGCTGTCTGGACAAGTATTTTTTTACTTCCCCTGTGGTTTTTATTCGCTCAAAACGCTGATCTTCTGCCAGAGGGGCTTTCCTATATTGGTATTGATGAACCTGGGGAAGTACCATTGATCGGCCAGTTTCTCCTGGCTGAAATCGGAATTGAGATGCTCAGGATGGCAGCTATTCATACACCGTCGGCTCTTGCTACCGCCCTTGGGCTTGTTGCTGCCATTCTGATAGGGGAAGTGGCAATTGAAGTCGGGCTATTTTCTCATGAAGTGGTTCTCTACCTTGCTATTTCCGCAGTAGGCTCATTTGCGACACCAAGCTATGAGATGAGTCTGGCAAACCGTCTGATGAGAATTGCCCTTCTGCTTTTATGCGCTTTTTTTCACGTACCCGGATACATTATCGGTACGACACTGCTTATCCTACTGCTTGCCGGTATGCGCTCTTTCGATACACCTTATTTCTGGCCGTTCCTGCCATTAAACCTCAGAGGGTTAAGGGATGTGGTTTTCAGAGCTCCCATGCCATTAAAGAACCGCCGTCCCAGATCAATCCACCCTATCGATCCGGACAAATAA
- a CDS encoding YqgQ family protein has protein sequence MKTYFDIQQLLKRFGTIIYTGDRSDDLDLMGEELGELHKMNMIDNNDYLQAKMIIRQEKSRIARR, from the coding sequence ATGAAAACCTATTTTGACATACAGCAGTTACTTAAACGCTTTGGGACGATCATCTATACTGGTGATCGTTCTGATGATCTTGACCTTATGGGAGAAGAACTGGGAGAGCTTCATAAAATGAACATGATTGATAATAACGACTATCTGCAGGCAAAAATGATCATCAGACAGGAGAAAAGCCGGATAGCACGCAGGTAA
- a CDS encoding response regulator: protein MINVLILDDDPMVAKWNNSYVGKLEGFRAAGTAHTYEEAKRQLNDKRIDLLLLDIYIGADNGLELLQELRAESLWEGDVILITAASDAGSVKKAMRYGAVDYIMKPFDFERFQEAMMKYRSRRKLFEEHTVLDQQKLDEQWFPKGETKVDELPKGLSDNTFLTVIDGIIKVGKPAFSTEDVAAGTGISRVTVRKYLKYMAETGMAGERLIYGTVGRPQHLFLLDDEQQKKLLERVKE, encoded by the coding sequence ATGATTAACGTGCTTATTCTGGATGATGATCCAATGGTCGCAAAGTGGAACAATTCCTATGTAGGTAAGCTGGAAGGCTTTCGTGCCGCCGGAACTGCACATACTTATGAGGAAGCGAAAAGACAGCTGAATGATAAACGGATAGACCTGCTTCTGCTGGATATCTACATCGGGGCTGATAACGGGTTGGAACTGCTTCAGGAGCTTCGTGCTGAAAGCTTATGGGAAGGGGATGTCATCCTCATTACGGCAGCGTCGGATGCCGGATCGGTCAAAAAAGCGATGCGGTACGGCGCAGTGGATTACATCATGAAGCCGTTTGATTTTGAACGGTTCCAGGAAGCGATGATGAAATATCGCAGCAGGAGGAAGCTATTCGAAGAGCATACCGTTCTGGATCAGCAGAAGCTGGATGAGCAGTGGTTTCCCAAGGGCGAAACAAAGGTGGACGAGCTTCCGAAGGGGCTCTCCGATAATACGTTTCTTACAGTAATTGATGGGATTATAAAAGTCGGAAAGCCGGCATTTTCCACGGAGGATGTTGCTGCCGGCACGGGCATTTCCCGTGTGACAGTACGGAAATACCTGAAGTATATGGCGGAAACAGGGATGGCTGGGGAACGATTGATCTACGGTACGGTCGGTCGCCCGCAGCATTTGTTTCTGCTTGATGACGAACAGCAGAAGAAGCTCCTGGAACGAGTAAAAGAATAA
- a CDS encoding YueI family protein, whose translation MSEEKLKEVLKQGIYGSPEIRPDERKLFLSTLRERVYLALTNRQVRERGMYDQALRMMKNHFDVTMYINGSLNYPSYSNYVKEANKNGVQFTIVNDGKDSPVGLVLASRTAVEKEKIFITDELYERDMGNG comes from the coding sequence ATGTCAGAGGAAAAATTAAAAGAAGTACTCAAGCAAGGCATCTATGGTTCACCTGAAATCCGGCCGGATGAGCGAAAGCTTTTTCTTTCCACATTAAGAGAGCGGGTCTACCTTGCCCTTACGAACAGACAGGTGCGCGAGCGTGGAATGTATGATCAGGCACTGCGTATGATGAAAAATCATTTTGATGTAACGATGTATATAAATGGCTCACTTAATTATCCTTCCTATTCTAATTATGTAAAGGAAGCGAATAAGAATGGCGTCCAGTTTACGATTGTAAACGACGGAAAAGATTCTCCTGTCGGTCTCGTTCTGGCTTCCCGTACAGCAGTTGAAAAAGAGAAAATCTTTATTACAGACGAATTGTATGAACGTGATATGGGTAATGGGTGA
- a CDS encoding HAD family hydrolase yields the protein MKWNSVCFDLDNTLFSHEQAFKLAIEQCFHELMNGISHVKNVSFDEFFPLFKHNSDRYWESFEKREVSPKEYRRLRFLETVKELELPFTEIDADWFHERYYAIVDDYSIPYEGLESLLSFLRKHKMKIGIITNGTADTQYNKLQKLGIAKWVSDHQMIVSEEVDVAKPDKRIFMLAKERFGLQEPVLFVGDSWKHDVIGAIEAGWDSIFLNSRGEKRTTEHSPVAECNTLLQVKQVIEKEVGE from the coding sequence ATGAAATGGAACAGTGTCTGCTTTGATTTAGATAATACATTATTCAGTCATGAACAGGCGTTTAAGCTTGCCATAGAGCAATGCTTTCATGAACTAATGAACGGTATATCGCATGTGAAGAACGTTTCCTTTGACGAGTTCTTCCCGCTTTTCAAGCATAACAGTGATCGTTACTGGGAATCGTTTGAAAAGAGAGAGGTGTCGCCCAAAGAGTACAGGCGGCTTCGATTTTTGGAAACGGTAAAAGAACTTGAGCTTCCTTTTACAGAAATAGATGCTGATTGGTTTCATGAACGATACTACGCTATTGTTGATGACTACAGCATCCCCTACGAAGGACTGGAATCACTTCTCTCGTTTCTCAGAAAGCATAAGATGAAGATAGGAATCATTACAAATGGTACAGCAGATACACAATATAATAAATTGCAAAAACTAGGTATAGCAAAGTGGGTTTCTGACCATCAGATGATTGTGAGTGAAGAGGTTGATGTGGCCAAACCGGATAAAAGGATTTTCATGCTTGCAAAAGAAAGGTTCGGTCTGCAGGAACCTGTTCTGTTTGTAGGCGATTCATGGAAGCATGATGTTATCGGAGCCATCGAAGCTGGCTGGGACAGTATCTTCCTGAATTCAAGAGGCGAAAAAAGAACAACAGAGCATTCACCGGTGGCTGAGTGTAACACTTTGTTACAAGTAAAGCAGGTGATCGAGAAGGAGGTCGGTGAATGA
- the dcuS gene encoding DcuS/MalK family sensor histidine kinase, which yields MKGKQLSLRTVLIMLVVAVVGASLLMTDVLINHAVGNNILEEQEGKGQTFAKLIAKEERVIAGLEANDAASVQEYAERVRETSGLLFVVVMDMNAVRYSHPDESLIGERFIGEDEGPALNGETYSSVAEGTLSQSLRSFAPVYSRDGEQIGAVAVGDSIESIDELLSDNHGIILTSSLFGLTIGITGAVLIAAYVRRILHGQEPRNIARTFEERNRMLQSVREGIIAVDQEGVVTLVNESGRRLLEGAGLDQDPVGIKAVDFLPETGLHRVLETGEAELDEELRLERMTLLINRVPLTVGEEVVGAISTFRDKTEINALAEQLTGVKVYSEALRAQSHEMKNKLHVILGMLHTEAYEELQDYIHELTELESPATHTALKQFADPVLSGFMHGKLSYTREKQVQMEVVCPSVIPAPVDPQMNHHLITIAGNLIDNAVEAVQQQETRMIRVMFRIKEKELLLEVGDNGSGLSEEDQEKLFMKGYSTKGADRGYGLYLVWSTVQDCSGTISIDTLREHGTTVIVTLPYESQEEKR from the coding sequence GTGAAGGGAAAGCAGCTTTCTTTGCGGACGGTGCTGATCATGCTGGTTGTCGCTGTCGTCGGTGCCTCGTTGCTGATGACGGACGTGCTGATCAACCATGCTGTGGGGAATAATATTTTGGAAGAACAGGAAGGTAAGGGACAGACGTTTGCCAAGCTTATTGCGAAGGAGGAACGGGTCATAGCGGGGCTGGAGGCTAATGATGCCGCATCTGTGCAGGAGTATGCGGAGAGGGTGCGGGAAACATCAGGCCTTTTGTTTGTTGTTGTGATGGACATGAATGCGGTGCGCTATTCACATCCGGACGAGAGTTTAATTGGGGAGCGGTTCATAGGGGAAGATGAAGGGCCTGCTCTGAACGGAGAAACGTATAGTTCCGTGGCAGAAGGAACACTTTCTCAGTCTCTACGTTCATTTGCTCCGGTTTATAGTAGAGATGGAGAGCAGATAGGAGCAGTCGCCGTGGGAGATTCGATTGAATCAATCGATGAGCTGCTATCGGATAATCACGGAATTATTCTCACGAGTTCCCTTTTTGGCCTAACGATCGGCATAACAGGCGCAGTGCTGATTGCCGCTTATGTCCGAAGAATCCTGCACGGACAGGAGCCGCGGAATATCGCTAGAACGTTTGAGGAGCGGAACCGGATGCTCCAATCCGTCCGGGAAGGCATTATTGCGGTGGATCAGGAGGGGGTGGTGACGCTTGTCAATGAGTCTGGGAGAAGGCTGCTTGAGGGTGCAGGATTGGATCAGGATCCGGTTGGCATAAAAGCGGTAGATTTTCTGCCGGAGACGGGGCTGCACCGGGTGCTGGAGACTGGAGAGGCGGAGCTGGACGAAGAACTGCGCCTGGAACGAATGACACTGCTGATTAACAGGGTGCCCCTGACTGTCGGTGAAGAAGTTGTCGGTGCCATCTCAACCTTCCGAGATAAAACGGAAATCAACGCGCTCGCTGAGCAGCTGACCGGCGTAAAGGTTTATAGTGAAGCGCTCCGTGCACAGTCGCACGAAATGAAAAATAAGCTGCACGTGATTTTGGGAATGCTTCACACAGAAGCATATGAGGAGCTGCAGGATTATATCCATGAGCTGACCGAGCTCGAATCCCCGGCTACTCATACCGCGCTGAAACAGTTTGCTGATCCGGTCCTCAGTGGATTCATGCATGGGAAGCTCAGCTATACCCGTGAAAAGCAGGTTCAGATGGAAGTAGTCTGCCCTTCTGTTATTCCTGCCCCTGTTGATCCCCAGATGAATCATCACTTAATTACAATTGCCGGTAACCTCATCGATAATGCCGTAGAAGCGGTACAGCAGCAGGAAACCAGAATGATTCGAGTAATGTTTCGCATTAAGGAAAAAGAACTGCTCCTTGAGGTGGGGGATAACGGATCGGGGCTGAGCGAAGAAGACCAGGAGAAGCTGTTTATGAAAGGGTATTCTACAAAGGGTGCTGACCGGGGATACGGCCTTTATCTTGTCTGGTCGACGGTTCAAGACTGCTCCGGGACGATTTCCATTGATACACTCAGAGAGCATGGGACGACTGTTATCGTCACATTGCCTTATGAAAGTCAGGAGGAGAAGCGATGA
- a CDS encoding ABC transporter ATP-binding protein produces the protein MENTNLLIKAEHVSTKVLRDISFEVHKGEIITLIGSSGAGKSSLLMLLNRLNDPEEGRILYRGKDVKEYDITSLRKSVGMVFQSSSLFDGTVEDNLKYGPELFGEWEEQMGVRLLKNVQLPEEYLTRDVEDLSGGEKQRVALARTLANKPDILLLDEVTSALDLKNVEMIEEFLLGLVPDKVHAVVMVTHDVAQAKRLGDMTVYMEEGTIVESGKSEDLFNNPQTESLQYFLKE, from the coding sequence ATGGAAAATACAAACCTTCTTATCAAGGCAGAACACGTGAGTACGAAGGTACTGCGTGATATTTCTTTCGAGGTTCATAAAGGAGAAATAATAACACTGATCGGCTCTTCAGGTGCAGGAAAAAGCAGCCTTTTAATGCTGTTAAACCGGTTAAATGATCCCGAGGAAGGCAGAATTCTTTACAGAGGAAAGGATGTAAAAGAATATGATATTACCTCCCTCAGAAAGTCTGTAGGTATGGTGTTTCAGTCCTCCTCATTATTTGATGGGACAGTAGAGGATAATCTTAAGTATGGACCTGAATTGTTCGGTGAATGGGAAGAACAAATGGGAGTCCGCCTGTTAAAAAATGTCCAGCTTCCGGAAGAGTATCTTACGAGGGATGTGGAAGATTTATCAGGTGGGGAAAAACAACGAGTTGCACTGGCGAGGACACTTGCCAATAAACCGGATATTCTTCTTCTTGATGAAGTGACAAGCGCTCTTGACTTGAAAAACGTTGAAATGATTGAAGAGTTCCTGCTGGGACTCGTTCCTGATAAGGTTCATGCAGTTGTCATGGTTACACATGATGTTGCTCAGGCAAAACGCCTTGGAGACATGACAGTGTACATGGAAGAAGGGACGATCGTTGAAAGCGGCAAAAGCGAAGACTTGTTTAACAATCCGCAGACAGAGTCACTGCAGTATTTTTTGAAGGAGTGA
- a CDS encoding ABC transporter permease translates to MAPEISNLSMFLLIFFVLIPVSLSYIYSLGLSRSIAWSSFRGVVQLFIIGYVLTYLFSLPPLIGISLMLFVMVTVATFHASKKGEGIPFLRPVIFSVIVGVQLLILAMWLGFDMINFEPDQVIPMSGMVIGNSMIAIGLALERMKSEFKEAKGKIVAALSLGAKPEQASTILIRRIVKAAMIPNVDGLKTIGLVQLPGMMTGLILGGVAPIEAIRYQIVISLSIFASVSLAAMLVTVIFYRFFFNKNQQMVTIGEK, encoded by the coding sequence ATGGCACCTGAGATTTCAAACCTGTCCATGTTTCTGTTAATATTCTTTGTTCTCATTCCCGTATCCCTTTCCTATATTTATTCACTTGGCTTAAGCAGATCCATTGCCTGGTCATCATTCAGAGGGGTAGTGCAGCTGTTTATTATCGGGTATGTGCTTACATATCTGTTTTCACTTCCACCTTTAATCGGTATCTCTCTTATGCTCTTTGTGATGGTTACTGTTGCCACGTTTCATGCAAGTAAAAAGGGAGAAGGTATTCCATTTCTGAGGCCGGTTATTTTTTCAGTCATTGTGGGCGTCCAGCTTCTGATCCTCGCTATGTGGCTGGGGTTTGATATGATTAACTTTGAGCCTGACCAGGTTATACCTATGAGCGGTATGGTCATCGGAAACAGTATGATTGCAATCGGGCTGGCTCTTGAGAGAATGAAAAGTGAATTTAAAGAAGCAAAAGGCAAGATCGTTGCTGCCTTGTCACTTGGTGCAAAGCCCGAGCAAGCTTCCACAATCCTGATCCGTAGAATTGTAAAAGCAGCCATGATACCAAACGTGGATGGCTTAAAAACAATAGGATTGGTTCAATTACCTGGTATGATGACAGGTTTGATTCTGGGAGGGGTAGCGCCGATTGAAGCCATACGCTATCAGATTGTTATTTCTCTGAGTATCTTTGCTTCCGTGTCTCTGGCGGCTATGCTTGTGACAGTTATTTTCTACCGGTTTTTCTTTAATAAAAACCAGCAGATGGTGACGATTGGTGAAAAGTAG